One Sphingobacteriales bacterium DNA segment encodes these proteins:
- a CDS encoding murein L,D-transpeptidase catalytic domain family protein — MQFNDCLYNLYELFELEKYQLQESVFRQAITGYVNLRQQGQLKNPDILTLIDFTKPSTERRLYMLDMKNHRVIRHSLVAHGKNSGNNYANSFSNTVSSLQSSLGFYVTGGTYEGEHGYSLYLNGMEPGINDNARERAIVMHAAKYVCEEYIQKHGRLGRSWGCPAVSTNEHEAIISTIKNGSCLFIYHNDTRYSHKSRYLDKNRAANWLMAQPQGCALL, encoded by the coding sequence ATGCAGTTTAACGACTGTTTGTATAATTTGTATGAATTATTTGAGCTTGAAAAATATCAATTGCAAGAATCTGTATTTAGGCAAGCTATTACCGGATATGTAAATTTGAGGCAACAAGGCCAATTAAAAAATCCGGATATTTTAACCCTTATTGATTTCACCAAACCATCAACAGAAAGACGTCTGTATATGCTCGATATGAAAAACCATCGGGTAATAAGGCATTCGTTGGTGGCACACGGCAAAAATAGCGGAAATAACTACGCCAACAGTTTTTCTAACACCGTATCGAGTTTACAAAGTAGTTTGGGCTTTTATGTAACCGGCGGCACTTACGAGGGCGAACACGGCTATTCGTTGTATTTAAATGGCATGGAACCAGGTATTAACGACAACGCTCGCGAACGCGCTATAGTTATGCACGCCGCTAAATATGTTTGCGAAGAATATATACAAAAACATGGCCGTCTTGGGCGTAGCTGGGGATGCCCAGCCGTATCAACCAACGAGCACGAGGCTATAATTAGCACTATTAAGAACGGCTCTTGCTTGTTTATTTACCACAACGATACCCGGTACAGCCACAAATCTCGGTATTTAGATAAAAACCGGGCGGCAAATTGGCTCATGGCACAACCACAGGGCTGCGCCTTACTGTAA
- a CDS encoding M48 family metallopeptidase, giving the protein MPIQKTIFLKTYQQAINFTANYYLILGLFSLVLMITPQKTTAQCNPDEWIEGWYDWAKGWQNYALDQFPITDAEEMACGDTMHLAVTKDYQLIPLAQHPKGGVLQQILQNLAQYKQRKGINYTLYIIKDDKTLNAFSIAGGRIYITTRMINYANTLDELAFVIAHEIAHVEQKHAARKIQTIIASRYYLAENGDFGAAIANALTSPFGQIDEYQADRAGADLVIAAGYDARKGLDFFERMATTERYDSIEKMVRTHPYSAERYACLHDYLNQKGK; this is encoded by the coding sequence ATGCCAATTCAAAAAACTATTTTTCTTAAAACATATCAACAGGCTATAAATTTTACTGCCAATTACTATCTAATTTTAGGCTTGTTCAGTTTGGTTTTAATGATTACACCCCAAAAAACAACAGCGCAATGCAACCCCGATGAATGGATTGAAGGTTGGTACGACTGGGCAAAAGGTTGGCAAAATTATGCCTTAGACCAGTTTCCAATAACAGATGCCGAAGAAATGGCCTGCGGCGACACTATGCACTTGGCTGTTACTAAAGACTACCAATTAATACCGCTTGCTCAGCACCCTAAAGGTGGCGTTTTGCAGCAAATTCTTCAAAATTTGGCGCAATACAAGCAGCGCAAAGGTATTAATTACACTTTGTATATAATAAAAGATGATAAAACATTAAACGCTTTTTCAATAGCAGGCGGTCGTATATATATAACTACCCGCATGATTAACTACGCCAACACTTTAGACGAGCTGGCCTTTGTAATAGCTCATGAAATTGCCCACGTTGAACAAAAACATGCTGCCCGCAAAATTCAAACAATTATTGCCAGCCGATATTACCTTGCCGAAAACGGTGATTTTGGCGCAGCTATTGCCAACGCGCTAACCTCGCCATTTGGCCAAATTGACGAGTACCAAGCCGACCGCGCCGGCGCCGACCTTGTTATTGCCGCCGGCTATGATGCCCGCAAAGGCTTAGACTTTTTTGAACGCATGGCAACCACCGAACGCTACGATTCTATTGAAAAAATGGTGCGCACACACCCTTATTCGGCTGAAAGATACGCTTGCTTGCACGATTATTTGAACCAAAAAGGAAAATAA
- a CDS encoding GlmU family protein, which yields MAKIQIILFDDVEWQQLLPLTHTRSAATLRVGILTLAEKWAAYSGLPVEIYTQPYLQALYPNEYPEEKSAFKIWVNSAIIPNAKLVDSICQIPPNYIALHPQTHKIVAACTPASVQHPPTHTAIKDNVVLLPNYKMLTRPWDIFTLNGTEIENDFALLTKNKQSQPLGAFSQALNPNNNIFIAPGAKIQGAFLNATEGPIYIGPNAEIMEGSTIRGPFALCEGATVKMGAKIYSNTTIGPYCKIGGEVSNSVFWGYSNKAHDGFIGNSVIGAWCNLGADTNCSNLKNNYSLVTAWSMVEQAFIDTGLQFCGLIMADHSKAGINTMFNTGTVVGVCCNVFGGGFPNKYVPAFSWVDADKNLEAYQLPKALRDINRVMARRNQTLSTAEQAALTAIFYE from the coding sequence ATGGCAAAGATACAAATTATACTTTTTGATGATGTAGAATGGCAACAGCTATTGCCTTTAACACATACCCGCAGTGCGGCAACTTTGCGCGTGGGCATTTTAACTTTGGCCGAAAAATGGGCGGCTTACTCCGGATTACCAGTTGAAATTTACACCCAACCTTATTTACAAGCATTGTATCCAAATGAATATCCGGAAGAAAAATCAGCTTTTAAAATTTGGGTAAATAGTGCCATAATTCCAAATGCCAAACTGGTCGATTCTATTTGCCAAATTCCACCAAACTACATAGCCTTGCACCCTCAAACACATAAAATTGTAGCTGCTTGTACCCCCGCCTCTGTGCAGCATCCACCGACACATACAGCTATTAAAGATAATGTTGTTTTGTTGCCCAACTACAAAATGCTAACCCGCCCTTGGGACATTTTTACCCTTAACGGCACCGAAATTGAAAACGATTTTGCCCTTTTAACTAAAAATAAACAAAGCCAGCCACTCGGCGCGTTTAGCCAGGCACTAAACCCTAATAATAATATTTTTATAGCACCCGGTGCTAAAATTCAGGGTGCTTTTTTAAATGCCACCGAAGGCCCAATTTATATAGGCCCAAATGCCGAAATAATGGAGGGCAGCACTATAAGAGGGCCGTTTGCCCTTTGCGAAGGTGCTACGGTTAAAATGGGGGCAAAAATTTACTCAAATACTACCATTGGCCCTTATTGCAAAATAGGTGGCGAAGTAAGCAACAGCGTTTTTTGGGGTTATAGCAACAAAGCCCACGACGGGTTTATTGGCAACTCGGTAATTGGGGCGTGGTGCAATTTAGGTGCCGATACCAACTGCTCGAACCTTAAAAATAACTACAGTTTAGTAACTGCCTGGAGCATGGTTGAGCAAGCATTTATAGATACCGGATTACAATTTTGTGGCTTAATTATGGCCGACCATAGCAAGGCCGGCATTAATACCATGTTTAATACCGGAACCGTTGTAGGCGTTTGCTGTAATGTGTTTGGCGGAGGCTTTCCAAACAAATATGTTCCGGCTTTTAGCTGGGTGGACGCTGACAAAAACCTCGAAGCCTACCAACTGCCCAAAGCCCTGCGCGACATTAACCGTGTAATGGCAAGGCGCAACCAAACGCTTTCAACCGCCGAACAAGCGGCCCTAACTGCAATATTTTATGAATAA
- a CDS encoding thioredoxin family protein, producing the protein MKFLFSLFLLTFFSFMPAFSQITELKPGAASRNEQSEAGIQFFHGSWEEVLKESNTKNKPIFIDVFTSWCGPCKKMARDVFTQPNVGDFLTNTSLTIK; encoded by the coding sequence ATGAAATTTTTATTTAGTTTGTTTTTACTAACCTTTTTTAGCTTTATGCCAGCCTTTAGCCAAATTACCGAGTTGAAACCGGGCGCAGCTTCAAGAAATGAACAGAGCGAGGCCGGTATTCAATTTTTTCATGGTTCATGGGAAGAGGTACTGAAAGAGTCGAACACAAAAAACAAACCTATTTTTATAGACGTTTTTACCAGTTGGTGCGGCCCCTGTAAAAAGATGGCGCGCGACGTTTTTACCCAACCTAATGTAGGCGATTTTTTAACGAATACTTCATTAACTATAAAATAG
- a CDS encoding OmpA family protein produces the protein MILRLTAFGKFSIVLLICGLLFGAYKTAQNLGWIKPKEVAPSTVIEKVELPDAPKNANSTVEPVNAPQEKLAKLSSPPVNILIWAWNSQLGLLFANGGAKPTEGSIMAKNGVNLNITRQDDVSQMQASLIKFAESYKNNPKTTDGTHFVNIMGDGAAAFLAGVNPQLEKLGKDYRAQIIYTAGRSLGEDKFMGPPAWKDNPQTAKGGVVTAVLRDGDWNIVVKWCSDNGIPVNTDETTYDPDAMNFIAANTYIDASEKYINGYSEERDEVKKGVKTGKKVKVNVAGVTTWTPGDVMVAQKKGGLISIVSTKEYNSQMPCVMIGIKKWLDDNRPTVEKLIESVAAGGDQVKTYAPALRRAAEIAAKVFNEENADYWEKYYKGVIETDKQGLKVELGGSRANNLADNMEIFGLNPGSVNIVKIVYTTFGDIVKKLYPQLVPTYPAADDVINTTFLEAVAKRAGSNIASPDKPEFSPDNTIRETISKKNWSIAFESGKSTFTPAAQQTLDQLFNDLVIAGNLKIEVNGHTDNAGDFNENMKLSERRAFAVKEWLEKKSPSNFPEGRINITAHGSTKPIAPNETPEGKAKNRRVEIVMGK, from the coding sequence ATGATACTTCGCTTAACTGCATTTGGCAAATTTAGCATTGTTTTGCTTATTTGTGGCTTGTTATTTGGTGCCTATAAAACGGCACAAAATTTAGGATGGATAAAACCTAAAGAAGTTGCCCCATCAACGGTAATTGAAAAAGTTGAATTGCCCGATGCACCCAAAAATGCCAATTCAACCGTTGAGCCTGTAAATGCTCCGCAAGAAAAATTAGCTAAATTAAGTTCGCCGCCGGTAAACATATTAATTTGGGCTTGGAACTCGCAATTGGGATTGCTTTTTGCCAATGGCGGTGCCAAACCTACCGAGGGCAGTATTATGGCCAAAAACGGCGTAAACTTAAACATAACACGCCAAGACGATGTGTCGCAAATGCAGGCCTCGTTAATTAAATTTGCCGAGTCCTATAAAAATAATCCCAAAACTACAGATGGCACCCATTTTGTAAATATTATGGGCGATGGGGCTGCCGCTTTTTTAGCCGGAGTAAATCCCCAACTCGAAAAATTAGGTAAAGATTACCGTGCTCAAATAATTTATACCGCCGGACGCTCGTTAGGTGAAGATAAATTTATGGGGCCACCTGCCTGGAAAGATAATCCACAAACTGCCAAAGGCGGCGTAGTTACCGCTGTATTGCGTGACGGCGACTGGAATATTGTTGTAAAATGGTGCTCAGACAATGGCATTCCGGTTAATACCGATGAAACTACTTACGACCCCGATGCTATGAATTTTATAGCAGCAAATACCTACATAGATGCTTCTGAAAAATATATTAACGGCTATTCCGAAGAACGCGATGAGGTAAAAAAAGGTGTAAAAACCGGAAAAAAAGTAAAAGTGAATGTAGCCGGCGTTACCACCTGGACTCCGGGAGACGTAATGGTGGCTCAAAAAAAAGGAGGCCTAATATCTATTGTTTCAACCAAAGAGTATAATAGCCAAATGCCTTGTGTAATGATAGGTATTAAAAAATGGTTGGACGACAACCGCCCAACTGTCGAAAAACTTATAGAAAGTGTTGCCGCCGGAGGCGACCAGGTTAAAACTTACGCACCGGCCTTGCGCCGTGCCGCCGAAATTGCCGCTAAAGTTTTCAACGAAGAAAATGCCGACTACTGGGAAAAATACTACAAAGGCGTAATTGAAACCGACAAACAAGGATTAAAAGTTGAACTTGGTGGCTCAAGAGCAAACAATTTGGCCGATAATATGGAAATATTTGGCCTTAACCCCGGAAGCGTAAACATTGTAAAAATTGTTTACACCACTTTTGGCGATATTGTAAAAAAACTTTACCCCCAATTAGTGCCCACCTACCCCGCCGCCGATGATGTAATTAATACCACTTTTTTAGAGGCAGTGGCAAAACGCGCCGGCAGCAATATAGCAAGCCCCGACAAACCCGAATTTAGCCCCGACAATACCATCCGCGAAACAATTAGTAAAAAGAACTGGTCTATTGCCTTTGAATCGGGCAAAAGCACCTTTACCCCCGCCGCACAACAAACCCTTGACCAACTGTTTAACGATTTAGTAATTGCCGGCAACCTAAAAATTGAAGTAAACGGCCATACCGATAATGCCGGCGATTTTAACGAAAACATGAAACTATCAGAGCGCCGCGCCTTTGCCGTTAAAGAATGGCTCGAAAAAAAATCGCCTTCAAACTTTCCCGAAGGCCGCATAAATATTACTGCACATGGTAGCACCAAACCCATTGCCCCCAACGAAACCCCCGAAGGCAAAGCCAAAAATCGCCGGGTTGAAATTGTAATGGGTAAATAG
- a CDS encoding 1,4-dihydroxy-6-naphthoate synthase, which translates to MQIGFSPCPNDTFIFYALVHKKIPTMGLSFEPVLADVEALNQMAFSGTLPITKLSYFAYMHVANHYQLLHSGSALGKGCGPLLVARKHINLAEDGYHNLRVAIPGKYTTANLLFSIAYPEAKNKTEMLFSEIEDAVASGQVDVGVIIHENRFTYQQKGLVCLCDLGAFWETTTKHPIPLGGIAIQRSQPQAIKQAVNTLVGQSVQWAFANPAQTMPYVRQYAQTMNDEVMKNHINLYVNNYTLNLGEDGQVAVQALMQKAVTNHLIPHLGNDIFV; encoded by the coding sequence ATGCAAATTGGTTTTTCGCCCTGTCCTAACGATACGTTTATTTTTTATGCCTTGGTGCATAAAAAAATACCAACAATGGGGCTTTCTTTTGAACCTGTTTTGGCCGATGTGGAGGCTTTAAACCAAATGGCTTTTTCCGGAACTTTACCTATTACAAAATTATCATATTTTGCCTATATGCACGTAGCTAACCATTATCAACTATTACATTCGGGCAGTGCTTTAGGTAAAGGATGTGGCCCTTTGTTGGTGGCACGTAAGCACATAAATCTTGCTGAAGATGGCTATCATAACCTGCGGGTTGCCATACCTGGCAAATACACTACGGCTAATTTGTTGTTCAGTATAGCATATCCGGAGGCAAAAAACAAAACCGAAATGCTTTTTAGCGAAATTGAAGATGCCGTAGCCAGCGGGCAGGTAGATGTTGGCGTAATTATTCACGAAAATAGATTTACCTACCAACAAAAAGGTTTAGTATGCCTTTGCGATTTGGGCGCTTTTTGGGAAACAACCACAAAACACCCCATTCCGTTAGGCGGCATTGCTATACAACGAAGCCAACCACAAGCAATAAAACAGGCAGTAAATACGTTAGTAGGGCAAAGTGTACAATGGGCATTTGCCAACCCCGCCCAAACCATGCCATACGTGCGCCAATATGCCCAAACCATGAACGACGAAGTTATGAAGAACCACATAAACCTTTATGTAAACAATTATACGCTCAATTTAGGAGAAGATGGCCAAGTTGCCGTTCAAGCATTAATGCAAAAAGCCGTAACCAATCATCTAATACCCCACTTGGGCAATGATATTTTTGTGTAA
- a CDS encoding T9SS type A sorting domain-containing protein: MRTINIIIYLLVVLASLQYANIAEAQNKYFSKKYAWTKLTGTFVYPDIMTDTSFCAAATIKKEQKSPNYIVAAIVNLKGDTLKSKIIQSDYWHTQVSSVVCDPVRQRCYLGVTAGNDEDIRQVAMVIELNYNLDSLSTLIFEDFDEKKNNLVSVCYDLEIDEAHAIYLSKTAWVKYAMGDSGRRSIAKIDTNFSVVYDTLYDYIAENPHRDNYFHLLNLGGGLLLASGGANYVHNLSWLNKGDILVEIIKTATGDIAKSAIFNFHNGDRMAAASNPYIDEEGNFYFTTLHTNSPATNSENHHTGRLKLDRELNLVWYKDSLCSNCVPVFGEGLLKNKTGYMVYAAISHGDSKAKESIVLMKTDSTGKKIAHRHIWYDGNNKYSTRAEESIYELSDGSLLFIGWVWFVNGGDEDGYYMGVIHTNCMGLLTEPKASYEIAQNEGLTLKLKNTSQYVYPDSIDGGFYVVDWGDGSKDTITTDKEPTLIHTYAQYGTYDVVLYGWVCNDLSVYGQPLGIWPVGINSPPWGGEGGDSPSVRGLGGVPPSEALGGVTTNPAHQTATITLNPNYTHLIQQGESLEIFNTQGQLVKTVPLSSGGETTTFTTANLISGIYYCRLQNDPEIEGVKMVVW, from the coding sequence ATGAGAACAATTAATATTATAATATATTTACTTGTTGTATTAGCAAGCCTGCAATACGCAAATATAGCAGAAGCCCAGAACAAATATTTTAGCAAAAAATATGCGTGGACCAAACTAACTGGCACCTTTGTTTATCCCGATATCATGACCGATACCAGTTTTTGTGCTGCTGCCACAATTAAAAAAGAACAAAAATCTCCGAACTATATAGTCGCCGCCATTGTAAACTTAAAAGGCGATACCCTTAAAAGCAAAATTATACAATCAGATTATTGGCATACGCAAGTTTCTTCGGTAGTGTGCGACCCCGTGAGGCAGCGCTGTTATTTAGGCGTTACCGCTGGTAATGATGAGGATATACGGCAGGTAGCCATGGTTATAGAACTTAACTATAATTTAGATTCGTTGAGTACCTTAATTTTTGAAGATTTTGACGAGAAAAAAAATAACTTGGTTAGTGTTTGTTACGATTTAGAAATTGATGAAGCGCATGCAATTTACCTTTCAAAAACTGCATGGGTAAAATATGCTATGGGCGATAGTGGCAGGCGTTCGATAGCAAAAATTGATACCAATTTTAGCGTTGTTTACGATACCTTGTACGATTATATAGCTGAAAACCCCCACCGCGATAATTATTTTCACTTGCTCAATTTAGGGGGTGGCTTATTATTGGCAAGCGGTGGAGCGAACTATGTCCACAACCTTTCGTGGCTAAATAAAGGCGATATACTTGTTGAAATAATAAAAACCGCTACGGGCGATATTGCCAAATCGGCAATTTTTAATTTTCATAATGGCGACAGGATGGCTGCTGCAAGTAACCCATATATTGACGAGGAGGGCAATTTTTATTTCACCACCTTACATACCAATAGCCCCGCTACCAATAGCGAAAATCACCACACGGGCAGGTTAAAATTAGACCGGGAATTAAATTTGGTTTGGTATAAAGATAGTTTGTGTAGCAACTGTGTTCCCGTATTTGGTGAGGGTCTTTTAAAAAATAAAACGGGTTATATGGTTTATGCAGCAATTAGTCATGGTGACTCAAAAGCGAAAGAAAGTATTGTGTTGATGAAAACAGATAGCACAGGCAAAAAAATAGCGCATAGGCATATTTGGTACGATGGCAATAACAAATATAGTACGAGGGCAGAGGAAAGTATCTATGAGTTAAGCGATGGTAGTTTGTTATTTATTGGCTGGGTTTGGTTTGTTAATGGCGGCGATGAAGATGGTTATTATATGGGCGTTATCCACACCAACTGCATGGGCTTACTCACTGAGCCAAAAGCCAGCTACGAAATTGCCCAAAACGAGGGCTTAACCCTAAAGCTCAAAAATACCAGCCAATATGTTTACCCCGATAGTATAGACGGCGGTTTTTATGTTGTTGATTGGGGCGATGGCTCAAAAGATACTATCACTACCGATAAAGAGCCTACGCTAATCCATACCTACGCCCAATACGGCACCTATGATGTTGTACTTTATGGCTGGGTTTGCAACGACCTTAGTGTTTATGGGCAGCCACTGGGCATTTGGCCCGTTGGTATAAATTCCCCCCCGTGGGGGGGCGAGGGGGGGGATTCCCCCTCAGTGAGGGGGTTAGGGGGAGTTCCTCCTTCGGAGGCGTTAGGGGGAGTAACAACCAACCCCGCCCACCAAACGGCTACTATAACCCTCAACCCCAACTATACCCATTTAATACAACAAGGCGAATCCCTTGAAATTTTTAACACCCAAGGGCAGTTGGTTAAAACCGTTCCTTTATCATCAGGAGGGGAAACCACCACGTTTACCACAGCCAACCTAATATCCGGAATATATTACTGCCGCCTTCAAAACGATCCGGAGATAGAAGGCGTTAAAATGGTGGTGTGGTAA
- a CDS encoding T9SS type A sorting domain-containing protein has product MALLFILSNMAVRGQEPLNDCLDNINWVPLGLAGPCSPLVINGDQIWTPNNNYFVWQGWVNPGDPINIKVPIVVEQGAKLEIYGLDIGFAPHCNLVVKQGGRLVLGDSNGTPAYLHGLCQKVWQGVRILGPGSNVARTYDDYNDGDGIWPNYATFTNTGKALIEDAVIGIAAIGEQVCEPVYPYGIDIYTGFHDAVRNDIYPFDDTPVFSLPNYITPNSNNFEGGVIKTSLGLNLNKCFYGIGLYKYDNLPPLGKANDYTSIEATLFTATAPLPKPFGNHQPPVTTTEAGVYFTEYKNLVIGEASNISIYDKNTFTAIKFGIKGHISNNISIKQNLFTNCYSGVYYQSLPLIWLFDNIVIKHNNFDGCRYATELIGSRNAQVACNAVNLNFTGQTVMGSLIRGTHFSIVEHNDYLNTDEGVIAYNNHNFNTTIRKNYFKDNWIGVYGIGNNTPINVRCNAFSDHNIAIGTFLDQNSTGAFSDQGDCISPFFDYPMNYFSHPNQPQLWDLYTDVASISYAYAYDNHYPEITPTINDILWIDPEDGCSGDSYIAFPTLAALTQYFCPGDITCELNSEIAPPESNDSLINQIAHAAWIYQQNADDSELKELEAQPNSLSVRVLLPWYLQTKQYEKATETLSAFKPISSDDTYLVEFYKIAITVYQSGRYLNDLTEEELDTLIKIARYDQSTSFYAQAWYSLATNRHYLLPYPNLPEILQPKQGDGSQQTGKTTGLANTGFTAKMVGNSLTLFYANTAINQTKVQLKLFDLQGRILFNSSLLFTNNAATIPLGNLPAGIYLLQAVLDNQKIYTQQITILK; this is encoded by the coding sequence ATGGCGCTACTATTTATACTTAGTAATATGGCGGTGCGGGGGCAAGAACCCCTAAATGACTGCCTTGACAATATAAATTGGGTGCCCTTGGGTTTGGCAGGCCCATGCTCGCCGCTTGTTATAAATGGCGACCAAATTTGGACACCAAACAATAATTATTTTGTTTGGCAAGGCTGGGTAAACCCCGGCGACCCCATTAATATTAAAGTGCCAATTGTAGTTGAACAAGGCGCAAAACTCGAAATATATGGCCTAGATATAGGTTTTGCCCCGCATTGCAACCTTGTTGTAAAGCAAGGAGGACGTTTGGTTTTAGGCGACTCTAATGGTACGCCCGCGTATTTACACGGATTATGCCAAAAAGTATGGCAGGGTGTTCGTATTTTGGGTCCCGGTAGCAATGTCGCCAGAACTTATGACGACTATAATGACGGAGACGGCATTTGGCCCAATTACGCCACCTTTACAAATACAGGAAAAGCACTAATAGAAGATGCCGTAATAGGTATAGCTGCCATTGGTGAGCAAGTTTGCGAACCTGTTTACCCCTATGGTATTGATATATATACCGGATTTCATGATGCGGTGCGCAACGATATTTACCCTTTTGATGACACCCCCGTTTTTTCGTTGCCCAACTATATTACGCCTAACAGCAATAATTTTGAAGGTGGTGTTATTAAAACTTCGTTAGGGCTAAACTTAAATAAATGCTTCTATGGCATTGGCTTGTATAAATACGACAACCTGCCACCGCTGGGCAAGGCAAATGATTACACCTCCATTGAAGCAACCCTGTTTACAGCAACCGCTCCACTCCCAAAGCCCTTTGGCAACCACCAACCCCCGGTAACTACTACCGAAGCAGGCGTTTATTTTACCGAATACAAAAACTTGGTTATCGGAGAGGCAAGTAATATTAGTATTTACGACAAAAATACTTTTACTGCTATTAAATTTGGAATAAAGGGGCACATATCGAACAATATTAGCATTAAACAAAACCTTTTTACAAATTGCTATTCGGGGGTATATTACCAAAGTCTGCCATTAATTTGGCTTTTCGACAATATCGTAATTAAACACAATAATTTTGACGGCTGCCGGTATGCAACCGAACTAATAGGCTCGCGCAATGCACAGGTAGCCTGCAATGCCGTAAACCTTAATTTTACCGGACAAACTGTTATGGGTTCGCTTATACGAGGTACACATTTTAGCATTGTTGAACACAACGACTATTTAAATACCGACGAAGGGGTTATTGCCTACAATAACCACAATTTTAATACTACTATTCGCAAAAACTATTTTAAAGACAACTGGATAGGTGTTTATGGCATTGGCAATAACACCCCTATTAATGTGCGCTGCAATGCTTTTAGCGACCACAATATAGCCATTGGCACTTTTTTAGACCAAAATTCCACAGGGGCTTTTAGCGACCAAGGGGATTGTATTTCTCCTTTTTTTGATTACCCGATGAACTATTTTTCGCACCCCAACCAGCCACAACTTTGGGATTTATATACCGATGTTGCGAGTATTAGTTATGCCTATGCCTACGACAATCATTATCCGGAAATTACCCCAACTATTAACGATATCCTGTGGATAGATCCGGAAGATGGCTGTTCAGGTGACTCTTATATTGCCTTTCCCACTTTAGCAGCGCTTACGCAATATTTTTGTCCCGGAGATATTACCTGCGAATTAAACTCAGAGATAGCCCCTCCAGAAAGCAACGACAGCCTTATTAACCAAATAGCCCATGCAGCCTGGATTTACCAACAAAATGCCGATGACAGCGAACTAAAAGAACTTGAAGCACAGCCCAACAGCCTTTCGGTGCGCGTACTGCTGCCCTGGTATTTACAAACAAAACAATACGAAAAAGCAACTGAAACCTTGTCGGCATTTAAACCCATTAGCAGCGATGATACCTATTTAGTTGAGTTTTATAAAATAGCAATAACTGTATATCAATCGGGCAGATATTTAAACGATTTAACGGAAGAGGAATTAGATACGCTAATTAAAATAGCGCGTTACGACCAATCCACTTCGTTTTATGCCCAAGCATGGTATAGTTTGGCAACGAACCGGCATTATTTATTGCCCTACCCCAATTTGCCTGAAATTTTGCAACCCAAACAAGGCGATGGAAGCCAGCAAACCGGCAAAACAACAGGACTTGCAAATACAGGTTTTACGGCAAAAATGGTGGGCAATAGTTTAACCTTGTTTTATGCCAATACCGCTATTAACCAAACCAAAGTGCAGCTAAAACTATTCGACCTGCAAGGCAGAATATTGTTTAATAGCAGCCTGTTGTTTACCAATAATGCAGCTACCATACCTTTGGGCAATTTACCCGCAGGCATTTACTTATTACAAGCTGTTTTAGACAACCAAAAAATTTATACCCAACAAATAACCATTTTAAAATAA